Genomic segment of Vibrio natriegens NBRC 15636 = ATCC 14048 = DSM 759:
CTTCTTATCAAACGGGTTATCTTGCTCAGGTAGATTAGGCAAAAGTTCTGAAGACGTCTTCGCTAGATGCTGATACAGCTTGGTGTAATCTTTACCTAGGGTATCCAACATTTCTGCGGTTTGGGCAAAGTGGTCAACGAGCTCTTGGCGTTGTTGCTCTAGTTCAAACTTCGCCGACTCTAATTCTTTCTGTACAGACTTCTGTTTTTTGTATTCAGGTGTGGTTAGTCTACTAATGACTACGCCTACGATTGTACCGACCAGCAAACCCACAATGGCATGAATCCAAGGCATAACTGCTCCTTATATTTGTTTTAACAAGTCTTTTACTACTTAGTTACACGCGGTGCTCGTCCATGTTACTATGGCTTGAACAGCCGATAAAGAAAAATAGCAGTATGTCTTCGGGGACTGATAACTAATTCTCTGTAATCAGACATTGCCCCCGAGGTGACACTTTCCTTTGTACCTCTAAAACGACTTAATGCGATGACACCACTACAACGATATCAAAAAGATATAGCAGAACATGGATTCCAGCGTGATGAAGCCCAACATCAGGCAGTAACTGCTTTGGATAAGCTCTACCACGCTATTGTCAATTTTCAGTCTGCACCTGTACCTCAACTTTCCAAATGGCAAAAACTCATGGGTAAAAAGGTTGAATTGCCTGAACCTCCGAAAGGTTTGTATTTTTGGGGAGGGGTCGGTCGAGGTAAAACCTATTTGATGGATGCTTTTTTTGATGCGTTGCCAACAGAAAGAAAGATGCGAGTGCATTTTCATCGCTTTATGTACCGAGTACACGATGAACTGAAGCAACTGGGTGATGTTGAAAACCCATTATCGAAAGTGGCTGACAAGTTTAAAAAAGAAGCGGACGTGGTGTGCTTTGATGAATTCTTTGTCTCTGATATTACCGATGCAATGATTCTGGCTACATTGCTACAAGAAATGTTTAAGCGTCAGATGATCTTAGTTGCGACGTCGAATATTGAACCGCAAAATTTGTACCGTAACGGTTTACAGCGAGCGCGATTCTTGCCTGCAATCGATATGATTTTGGCTCGATGCGATGTTTTGAATGTCGACAGTGGAGTGGATTACCGTTTAAGAACGCTCGAGCAGGCAGAAATCTATCATCATCCTTTAGACGAACAAGCGACCATTAACCTGAATAAGTACTACCAGCAACTGACAGGTGAGCGGCAGCACGTGGCGCATCAGATAGAAATTAACCACCGTAATATCGAGGTTATCGAAGCCAGCGACGGTGTATTGCATGCTTCTTTTGCTCAGTTATGTCAAACGACTCGAAGCCAGAATGATTACATAGAACTCTCACGCATTTATCACACCGTATTGCTGGCTGATGTTGTGCAGATGAGCGGCAAAATAGACGACGCAGCGAGACGTTTTATTGCTCTGGTCGATGAGTTTTATGAGCGACATGTTAAGCTCATTATTTCTGCGGAAGTGCCGATGGATAGCTTATATACTCAAGGCCAGCTTGAATTTGAATTTAAGCGCTGTCTATCTCGTTTAACTGAGATGCAGAGTCATGAGTATCTCGCAAGAGAGCATTTGGCTTAAATCTACTTGTTTCAAAAAAACTGAAGAAAAAATTAGTGATTTGGCGCAAAAAA
This window contains:
- the zapG gene encoding Z-ring associated protein ZapG, translated to MPWIHAIVGLLVGTIVGVVISRLTTPEYKKQKSVQKELESAKFELEQQRQELVDHFAQTAEMLDTLGKDYTKLYQHLAKTSSELLPNLPEQDNPFDKKTAMASEQIKEDQPNVNEQPKDYANGATGLLKDQEKEVITAPEAVTAKAS
- the zapE gene encoding cell division protein ZapE, whose translation is MTPLQRYQKDIAEHGFQRDEAQHQAVTALDKLYHAIVNFQSAPVPQLSKWQKLMGKKVELPEPPKGLYFWGGVGRGKTYLMDAFFDALPTERKMRVHFHRFMYRVHDELKQLGDVENPLSKVADKFKKEADVVCFDEFFVSDITDAMILATLLQEMFKRQMILVATSNIEPQNLYRNGLQRARFLPAIDMILARCDVLNVDSGVDYRLRTLEQAEIYHHPLDEQATINLNKYYQQLTGERQHVAHQIEINHRNIEVIEASDGVLHASFAQLCQTTRSQNDYIELSRIYHTVLLADVVQMSGKIDDAARRFIALVDEFYERHVKLIISAEVPMDSLYTQGQLEFEFKRCLSRLTEMQSHEYLAREHLA